The sequence ttatatatgaaaattctttgaaatgatGGTCTTAAAGTTTATCCAACCAATTAATTAGTTTTTATAATTCACAGATGTATCTCCCATTAACCTTCTTGACATGATGCAATGGGAATTTGATTGGCTTTCATCAGTGTGGGTCATGTTTTCCAAGGCACTTTTATAAAAATGTCCACAATACTTCATCCTTTGGAAAAGACGCTTCATTAAAATCTAAATCCCACTGCCTAATTTGTAGAGGAAAGTACAAGCAAGAgtagaaatctttaaaatatgtgcACAGAACTGTTTAAGTAGGGAGTAAATGTGTAGAAACTCCATGTTGACTGGTCTCTaataccttgatttttaaaatatttacttatctgATTATTTAGAAGAGTAATTTTCTAGTATGGTCCAAAACCTATGGCATTAGCATTTGAAACAGAAATTCTATTGGTAGAGCCTATTAATCTCTTTCCCTaggccctccaggtgattctgagccTCACTATATTTTGAGAACCActatattagagaaaaataacaatttttaaaagtctagacTACAGGGGAGTTCACAGATACCTAATGAATGTGCTAATGATATTCTACTCTAGCTGGTCACAACACAGACCTAGAGATACTCTTCTAGTATTGGCTAGTGTTTGTTTTCACTTGCTTCCTAAGTTTGTTGATTCTTTGACAGAGTTTAATATTGTTAGCAACTCCTAATAGAACAAGGTATTGTTAAATGATGAGAAAATAAGGTTTACCCATGTGCATAAAGAGAGATGAACTATGAATCCTCTTAAATCTCAAGGTTAAAACATTGATACACCTTcataataaagaatatttctaTTGCTAGTATTACAAAGGGGAGGTTTCATCTAGTATCAGTAGTGTTCTAGATGGTTAGATAATTGTACCTTTGAAACAACATTCTTTTCATCTTAGCAACATTAAATAGTTTATATGTAATTTCActgattctattttaaaaatatatctgtacAATATCTTCTAAAATGTGGGCTTTATacagatttatattttatatctttcccAACCATCCACTGAAATGATATACatgatatacaaaaatacatCTATACAGAAAGtctttaacagaaataaaaatgggagcACATCAGTGAAGAAGACACTTTAGTGAATTTTGGAAGGCATAAATTAATGTGAACTTTGGGAATACACATTAAAACCTCTTATCCATAACACATTGTAACACCTATTactgatttctttattttacaattttttttagttcTCAGAAGAATGAAACCACTTCCTTCCTAttatgacttttctttcttccccatgcCCATTCCAAATTAGTCCTTCAATCTAAACTCTTAGTTTACAGAATTAGTACAGATATTCGTATTAcccaacaacaaagaaacaggTGGAAATGACCTCAAAAGGCACTATAGAGAGTGAGAGGCAACTCACTCCTTCCAGATCCTCATATAAGCACACTGAGTTAAGAGCATCCTCTTATCATTTGGCCTGACCATGTTTTCCTCATGTCTTTCCTATTCTGTTTATTCCTCTGTGTGACATGAGCATTGAATCTGTAAGAAATGAGATTCACCATGtcccaaataaagtaaaattaaaggcCTTTTTATGGTTGACAGAATTCTTATGATTTGACCCTGTTTATTCAAACACAAATATGCCAATATGCCTATTATTTGGAGGTAAATGTGATATGAGTCTCCAGGCTGCACAGCAGCTTTACTGTCAATTACCTCAAACTCAAGTGCCTTTCTGATTTCAACACTGTtgtggtgcttaataaatgtatatacaaagCCACATTGAGGAATTTGCacacatgtaaatattttaattttaatttctgctttagtTAATTTAGAATGATATGAACACTTGATGAAAATTCCCTGTATTTTTatgatacaaatattttaaaacattaatcacTAAAGACagttaattaaaacaataagtCAATTATGAATACAAGAAAACTTTGCACAATAGTCAAGATGTAGCAACATGTAATTGGCctcattttgtgttgttttaatgtAAGGGAACACATTAGTTTCAGATACGAGTATTTCTCTTTAATGTTTTTCCCAGTGAATCTATGACACTCTtatttctcaggctgtagataatTGGATTTATTAAAGGAATTATAACAGTATAAAATAGAGAGTCAATCATATCTTGATCACCTGCCTGCACAGACCCAGGGCGCACATACATGAAGAGAAGAGGCCCATAGTATAAAGAGACAGATAGGAGGTGGGatccacaggtggagaaggccttcctTATGCCttgtaaagatttcttttttaaaattgtgaacaGGACTCGTGTATAAGAGACAAGAATAATGAGAATTGTAAACACCTGAATTGAACCAGAGAAAATGAATAGCATCAGAACATTAATAGAAGGATCAGTACAGGAAATTTTAAACAATGGCATGATGtcacaataaaaatgatgaattatGTTGGAATTACAGAAAGTTAATCTGAATAAAAAACCTGTATGAATTAAGGCATGAAGAAGACCACCTACAAATGATGAGACCAGCATTCTCAGGCATTGCCTATTAGTCATAATCATTGGATAAAGTAACGGGTTGCAAATGGCTACACAGCGGTCATACGCCATTGTTGCCAGCAGAAAACATTCTGTGGTTGCActgactaaaaaggaaaaacattgtgTCATGCattcagagagagagatcatCTTACTCTTGGTGAGGATGTTGACCAGCATCTtgggggtcactgtggaggaTAACCAAGTATCCACAAAAGCCAAGTTCCCAAGAAATAAGTACATGGGAATATGAAGTTGAAGGTCATTGCAGATGAGAGCAATCAGACCAAGATTCCCCATGATGGTGATGATGTATATAACTAAGAACAACAAGAACAGAGGAATTTTACATTCCTGTTGATGTGTAAGTCCTGTGAGAACAAACTCTGTCAGCTCTGTTgcattttttgtttccatattctTAAATGATGTtctctgaaataaaatgtaacaagTGTAAATAGTACAGTCATCAACcatttaagagagaaaatgtgaTAAGGATAATTGAAATAAAGCCATACACTAGCTTGAATGCCCTGTATTATATTTACccttagaaaaatatgaaaagtgttTGTGTAAATTATTGTATtggaaaaatacaattattttatttcaaaatatgtccAGGAATTAACAAGTTTTGAAGAGAAGATAGAAATAATGAACATGAGCAAATTTTTGTGGAAGCTATTGGAGGAGATAGAGAAATCCTTTTCTAGGTTATGGATGTAGTGTTAAAACCAGAAGGttaaaaaaggaaccctattacactgttgttgggaatgtaaattggtgaaacccctgtggaaaacagtatggagattcctcagaaaaccaaaatagaactaccatttgatccagcaatcccactcctgggcatctatccagaggaaaccatgactcaacaagacacatgtactccaatgttcattgcagcactatttgcaagagccaagacatggaaacaacctaaatgtccatcaacggtggagtggattaagaagaggtgatacatatacacaatggaatattactcaaccattaaaaggaaagaaataatggcatttgcagcaacatggatggacctataaactatcatgctaggtgaagtcattcagacaatgagcaccaacatcaaatgttatcacttacatgtggaatctaaaaaaaggacacaatgaacttctttgcagaacagatactcactcacagactttgaaatacaTATGGTTTCCGAATAAAATAGGTTGGAAGGATGGGAGGATGCAcggagggtttgggatggaaatgctataaaattgggttgtggtgatcattgtacacctataaatgtaattaaattcactgagtaatttaaaaacatatataaaagaaagaacaaaaaactaGAGATGTTAGAAGGGCATGGATTACAAAATGAATTGCCTGCCAAGTGAAAGATCTTGAATTTTACTCTTTAAGAAATAGACAAACACTGAAAAGTTCTACAAGTAGTGGCTTAACAActcattttgttaaaataaatattggtcATAGAATAGGCTTTAAGGCGAAGAATGTGGTATCAGAAATACTAATTGGGAGGCTGAGACTTTTACCCAGTGATTCTCAAATCAGTGTATATATCAGAATTGTCTTGGGGAATTTGGGCACGAAATACAATTTCTGAGGAATTATTATAGTAATTGATTCAATAGGTCATAAATGACAtctagtaatatatatttataaatgatccCCAGGTAATTAAAACCTATGCAGTGTTCTTAATACATGTGTAATAGGACATTGGGACTTTGGAGGAAGGCAAAGATGTAGAGCAGAATAATTCAGAATTTAGAGTCACTAGGACTTGGTGATGCATTAGATATTAAGGGTTGGTTGGTAAAAGTGAAAGAATCCCTTGGTGTCTGGGTAGACAACCTGaacttttcttctttgtccttttgcctttcctagggccactcctgcagcatatggaggttcccaggctagggatctaactggatctgtagcccccggcctatgccggagccacagcaatgcgggatctgagctgcgtctgtgacgtacaccacagctcatggcaacgccggatccttaacccactgagaaaggccaggtatcgaacccacaacctcatggttcctagtcgaatttgctAACCACCATGCCTCAATAGGAACTACAACAATCTGAAATTTTTTGATTGAAAACTCAGATGCAGTGGCCACTTTTAGCTAGGAGCATCCTCTGAACATCAAAGTGACATACAGTTATCA is a genomic window of Sus scrofa isolate TJ Tabasco breed Duroc chromosome 13, Sscrofa11.1, whole genome shotgun sequence containing:
- the LOC100621756 gene encoding olfactory receptor 5H8-like → METKNATELTEFVLTGLTHQQECKIPLFLLFLVIYIITIMGNLGLIALICNDLQLHIPMYLFLGNLAFVDTWLSSTVTPKMLVNILTKSKMISLSECMTQCFSFLVSATTECFLLATMAYDRCVAICNPLLYPMIMTNRQCLRMLVSSFVGGLLHALIHTGFLFRLTFCNSNIIHHFYCDIMPLFKISCTDPSINVLMLFIFSGSIQVFTILIILVSYTRVLFTILKKKSLQGIRKAFSTCGSHLLSVSLYYGPLLFMYVRPGSVQAGDQDMIDSLFYTVIIPLINPIIYSLRNKSVIDSLGKTLKRNTRI